Proteins encoded together in one Hymenobacter monticola window:
- a CDS encoding SDR family oxidoreductase, with product MPSPIVLITGGTSGIGRACALAFGRAGYQVAITGRDEKKLAETAQVLAAAGVAHLTVRADVGDEAAAERAVQETVARFGGLDVLLNNAGISMRARFQDADLDVIKQLMQTNFFGTVFSTKFALPHLLRSKGTVVGISSIAGYRGLPGRTGYSASKFAMNGFLEALRTELLDQGVNVLTAAPGFTASNIRNTALAADGSAQGESPRDEGAMMSSEAVADEILRAVQQRKRTLVLTGQGKLVVFLNKWLPGLSDKLVLNHFRKEEKGVDVG from the coding sequence ATGCCTTCTCCTATTGTTCTCATCACCGGCGGCACTTCGGGCATCGGCCGGGCCTGCGCGCTGGCCTTTGGCCGGGCCGGCTACCAGGTGGCCATCACGGGCCGCGACGAAAAAAAACTCGCTGAAACCGCCCAGGTCCTGGCCGCGGCCGGCGTGGCCCACCTCACCGTGCGCGCCGACGTGGGCGATGAGGCCGCCGCCGAGCGCGCCGTGCAGGAAACCGTGGCCCGCTTCGGCGGCCTCGACGTGCTGCTCAACAACGCCGGCATCAGCATGCGCGCCCGCTTTCAGGACGCCGACCTCGACGTCATCAAGCAGCTCATGCAAACCAATTTCTTCGGCACCGTTTTCAGCACCAAGTTCGCCCTGCCACACCTGCTCAGGAGCAAGGGCACGGTGGTGGGCATCAGCAGCATTGCGGGCTACCGGGGCCTTCCCGGCCGCACCGGCTACTCGGCTTCTAAGTTTGCCATGAATGGCTTTCTGGAAGCCCTGCGCACCGAATTGCTCGACCAAGGCGTGAACGTGCTCACGGCCGCGCCCGGTTTCACGGCCTCCAACATCCGCAACACCGCCCTCGCCGCCGACGGCTCGGCCCAAGGCGAGAGCCCGCGCGACGAAGGCGCCATGATGAGCAGCGAAGCCGTGGCCGATGAAATCCTGCGCGCCGTGCAGCAGCGCAAGCGTACGCTGGTACTCACCGGTCAGGGCAAGCTGGTGGTGTTTCTCAATAAATGGTTGCCGGGCCTGAGCGACAAGCTGGTGCTAAACCACTTCCGTAAGGAGGAAAAGGGCGTGGACGTGGGTTAA
- a CDS encoding GEVED domain-containing protein, protein MLPLLRSWSRVASGVAAVLLTLGISSTAEAQCPIAAACTPGSASVTNPSLYGMAILNVTVGSNVLANRTAYLAGYHDYSCTQNAALVVGQPYSISVRTTATAAQNVRAWIDYNNDGAFTGNNELVFSSDNATTHSGSFTVPATATLGTRLRMRVATDYANSPIPTSCSTPVYSQDEDYSVTLSANASPPVAAFTTSATTTCTGCVQFTDASQNVPTSWLWTFGDGTTSTVQNPNKCYTAAGTYAVTLRATNAAGNSTTAATSITYNTQVPVAAACTPTTVNYFGNYGITRFRLGTIDNTSANGSAGYENFTCTQRAELMVGLSTQMIITTGGTNAHDIRVYLDANNDGTLTSAEQIYQSLNTLSPGATTNITLPGTVTLNRPLRLRVVADAVGNSTSPCSNQVSGQAEDYTIIARPNTSPPTNVGFFTSNYVAGGCVNPVQFIDASQNAPTSWLWNFGDGTTSTLQNPTHQYTTAGTFTVSLTATNANGAATGTRLNYITIQIPCFTYCAANGTGGAGPNGTVLGSPFYITSVAVANAQPGYNNTTGNSTGGYGNFTSNPITMGAGRTVNLSVGVNLTTAHRVAVWVDQNQNGVFDNNELLSSAVPSTLNYTTTFTVNSPAAGSNMRMRVMTVANANTPFACTVNLLNAEYEDYQLLFGPLASRQEQALPSLSLYPTPTPDGRVHLRLPDASAAGTYTAAVQNLLGATLLSTTLRLGPDADAELDLSRLAPGVYLLQLRDAQGQTAVRRVVRE, encoded by the coding sequence ATGCTTCCACTCCTACGCTCTTGGTCCCGCGTTGCTTCCGGCGTAGCTGCCGTCCTGCTGACGCTGGGAATATCCTCAACCGCTGAGGCCCAGTGCCCCATCGCCGCGGCCTGTACGCCGGGTTCGGCAAGCGTCACCAATCCCTCGCTCTACGGCATGGCGATTCTGAACGTGACGGTGGGCAGCAACGTGCTGGCCAACCGCACGGCTTACCTGGCCGGCTACCACGACTACAGCTGCACGCAGAACGCGGCGCTGGTGGTGGGCCAGCCCTACTCCATCAGCGTGCGCACCACCGCCACGGCGGCCCAAAACGTGCGCGCGTGGATAGACTACAACAACGACGGGGCCTTCACCGGCAACAACGAGCTGGTGTTCAGCTCCGACAACGCCACCACGCACTCGGGCAGCTTCACGGTGCCGGCCACGGCCACGCTGGGCACCCGTCTGCGCATGCGCGTGGCCACCGACTACGCCAACAGTCCGATTCCCACCTCCTGCTCGACGCCGGTGTACTCGCAGGACGAGGACTACAGCGTGACGCTCTCGGCCAACGCCAGCCCGCCCGTGGCCGCCTTCACCACCAGCGCCACCACCACCTGCACCGGCTGCGTGCAGTTCACCGACGCCAGCCAGAACGTGCCCACCTCCTGGCTGTGGACGTTTGGCGACGGCACCACCAGCACCGTGCAAAACCCCAACAAGTGCTACACCGCGGCCGGCACCTACGCCGTGACGCTGCGCGCCACCAACGCCGCCGGCAACAGCACCACGGCCGCCACCAGCATCACCTACAATACGCAGGTGCCCGTGGCCGCCGCCTGCACGCCCACCACCGTCAACTACTTCGGCAACTACGGCATCACCCGCTTCCGGCTGGGCACCATCGACAATACCTCGGCCAACGGCAGCGCGGGCTACGAGAACTTCACCTGCACGCAGCGCGCCGAGCTGATGGTGGGCCTCAGCACCCAAATGATTATCACCACGGGCGGCACCAATGCGCACGACATCCGGGTGTACCTCGACGCCAACAACGACGGCACGCTCACCAGCGCCGAGCAGATTTACCAGAGCCTGAACACCCTGAGCCCTGGCGCCACCACCAACATCACCCTGCCCGGCACCGTGACGCTGAACCGGCCCCTGCGCCTGCGCGTGGTGGCCGATGCCGTGGGCAACAGCACCTCGCCCTGCTCCAACCAGGTGAGCGGCCAGGCCGAAGACTACACCATCATTGCCCGCCCCAACACCTCGCCGCCCACCAACGTGGGCTTCTTCACGAGCAACTACGTGGCGGGCGGCTGCGTGAACCCGGTGCAATTCATCGACGCCAGCCAGAACGCGCCCACCTCCTGGCTCTGGAACTTTGGCGACGGCACCACCAGCACCCTGCAAAACCCCACGCACCAGTACACCACGGCCGGCACTTTCACCGTGAGCCTGACGGCCACCAACGCCAACGGCGCGGCCACCGGCACACGCCTCAACTACATCACCATTCAGATTCCGTGCTTCACCTACTGCGCCGCCAATGGCACCGGCGGCGCCGGCCCGAACGGCACGGTGCTGGGCAGCCCGTTCTACATTACGTCGGTGGCGGTGGCCAATGCCCAGCCCGGCTACAACAACACCACCGGCAACTCGACGGGCGGCTACGGCAACTTTACCAGCAACCCCATCACCATGGGCGCCGGCCGCACCGTGAACCTGTCGGTGGGCGTGAACCTGACCACGGCCCACCGCGTGGCCGTGTGGGTCGACCAGAACCAAAATGGGGTATTCGACAACAACGAGCTGCTGTCCAGCGCGGTACCTTCTACGCTAAACTACACCACCACCTTCACGGTGAACAGCCCGGCGGCCGGTTCGAATATGCGCATGCGGGTGATGACGGTAGCTAATGCCAACACGCCCTTTGCGTGCACCGTCAACCTGCTCAACGCGGAGTATGAAGACTATCAGCTGTTGTTCGGTCCTTTGGCAAGCCGCCAGGAGCAGGCTCTGCCCAGCCTCAGCCTCTACCCCACCCCCACGCCCGACGGCCGGGTGCACCTGCGCCTGCCTGACGCGAGTGCGGCCGGCACCTACACCGCCGCGGTGCAAAACCTGCTGGGCGCCACGCTGCTGAGCACGACCCTGCGCCTAGGCCCTGACGCCGATGCCGAGTTGGACCTGAGCCGCCTGGCACCCGGTGTGTACCTGCTCCAGCTGCGCGATGCCCAGGGCCAAACCGCCGTGCGCCGCGTGGTACGCGAGTAG
- a CDS encoding aspartate kinase, with product MLTVEKIGGTSMTAFAHVLDNIIFHKREGAALYNRVFVVSAYANVTNWLLENKKTGEPGVYHRITQGQEFRSALQQVAEQLKELNKNYEPLGLNLAVADAFIQQRVDQAQVYLDSLVNVLASGYVNSANILQAAREILASIGEAHSAFNSVNILLNKGVHATLVDLSGFDDAQALTIDERIRQAFGDIDFLKTICIATGYTKGTEGIMREFDRGYSEVTFSKIAVAVHPQEAIIHKEYHLSSADPGLVGVDQVRPIGFTNYDVADQLADVGMEAIHPKASKPLEINAINLRIKNTFEPDHPGTLITRDFVSKDKHIEVITGTEKVVIIDIHEPLMVGAAGFDLHLMQVFFDLGVSYIFKATSANSISLVIWEKDLKPQLMAALEAKYESITVEPAALVCLIGSNIDEPGLLARAARALADAGINIRSAGFALRKVNIQFIVGREDYQTAIIALNQALG from the coding sequence ATGCTCACAGTTGAAAAAATCGGCGGCACCTCGATGACCGCCTTCGCCCACGTCCTCGACAACATCATCTTCCACAAGCGCGAAGGCGCGGCCCTCTACAACCGCGTGTTCGTGGTGTCGGCCTACGCCAACGTCACCAACTGGCTGCTCGAAAACAAGAAAACCGGCGAGCCCGGCGTGTACCACCGCATCACCCAAGGGCAGGAGTTTCGCTCGGCGCTGCAGCAGGTGGCCGAGCAGCTGAAGGAGCTGAACAAAAATTACGAGCCGCTGGGCCTGAACCTGGCCGTGGCCGACGCCTTCATTCAGCAGCGCGTCGACCAGGCCCAGGTGTACCTGGATAGCCTGGTGAACGTGCTGGCCTCGGGCTACGTGAACAGCGCGAACATCCTGCAGGCGGCCCGCGAAATCCTGGCCTCGATAGGGGAGGCGCACTCGGCCTTCAACTCGGTGAATATTTTGCTCAACAAAGGGGTGCACGCCACGTTGGTCGACCTCAGCGGCTTCGACGACGCCCAGGCCCTGACCATTGATGAGCGCATCCGCCAGGCATTTGGCGACATCGATTTTCTGAAAACCATTTGCATTGCCACCGGCTACACCAAGGGCACAGAGGGCATCATGCGCGAGTTCGACCGGGGCTATTCCGAAGTTACTTTCAGCAAGATAGCCGTGGCCGTGCATCCGCAGGAGGCCATTATTCACAAGGAATACCACCTCAGCTCGGCCGACCCCGGGCTGGTGGGCGTGGACCAGGTGCGGCCCATCGGCTTCACCAACTACGACGTGGCCGACCAGCTGGCCGACGTGGGCATGGAGGCCATTCACCCCAAGGCGTCGAAGCCGCTGGAAATAAACGCCATCAACCTGCGCATCAAAAACACCTTCGAGCCCGACCACCCCGGCACGCTCATCACCCGCGATTTTGTGTCGAAAGACAAGCACATCGAAGTCATCACCGGCACCGAGAAAGTCGTCATCATCGACATCCACGAGCCGCTGATGGTGGGCGCCGCCGGCTTCGACCTGCACCTGATGCAGGTGTTTTTCGACCTCGGCGTGAGCTACATCTTCAAGGCCACCAGCGCCAACAGCATCTCGCTCGTTATCTGGGAGAAAGACCTCAAGCCCCAGCTCATGGCCGCCCTTGAGGCCAAGTACGAAAGCATCACCGTGGAGCCGGCCGCCCTGGTCTGCCTCATTGGCTCCAACATCGACGAGCCCGGCCTGCTGGCCCGCGCCGCCCGCGCCCTGGCCGATGCCGGCATCAACATCCGCAGCGCCGGCTTTGCCCTGCGCAAGGTCAACATCCAGTTCATCGTGGGCCGCGAGGACTACCAAACGGCCATCATCGCGCTGAACCAGGCGCTGGGGTAA
- a CDS encoding phosphatase PAP2 family protein, which produces MPSTMTLRQFLLFTAISLPACVLLILFLDQPLAGFIHGHFTWSAPFFGALTAAADRTHDALMTHLLGLPVIFLVLGLAFAVGRYGLKRRGATLFLVLLLTHEFSMVLARVLKGAVHRLRPEVQFGSGYAGTGLWATGPHNDSFPSYHTAVYFSLFWPLALAFPRFRVPLLVLPSLIGLGRLVLGAHYLSDVWFSLWLVVALTFLFGLLEKQRPSAL; this is translated from the coding sequence ATGCCCTCAACTATGACGCTCCGCCAGTTCCTCCTCTTCACGGCCATCTCGCTGCCGGCTTGCGTGCTGCTCATTTTGTTTCTCGACCAGCCGCTGGCCGGGTTCATTCACGGCCATTTCACGTGGTCGGCCCCGTTCTTCGGCGCCCTCACCGCCGCCGCCGACCGCACCCACGACGCGCTGATGACGCACCTGCTCGGCCTGCCCGTCATCTTTCTGGTGCTGGGGCTGGCCTTCGCCGTGGGGCGCTACGGGCTGAAACGGCGCGGCGCCACGCTGTTTCTCGTGTTGCTGCTCACCCACGAGTTCAGCATGGTGCTGGCCCGGGTGCTGAAAGGTGCTGTGCACCGCCTGCGGCCCGAGGTACAGTTTGGAAGCGGGTATGCGGGCACGGGCCTGTGGGCCACGGGGCCGCACAACGACTCGTTTCCCTCCTACCACACAGCGGTTTATTTCAGCCTGTTTTGGCCGCTGGCGCTGGCATTTCCCCGGTTTCGGGTGCCGCTGCTGGTGCTGCCGTCGCTCATTGGGCTGGGCCGGCTGGTGCTGGGCGCGCACTACCTAAGCGACGTGTGGTTTTCGCTGTGGCTGGTGGTGGCCCTCACGTTCCTCTTTGGCTTGCTAGAAAAGCAGCGCCCGTCTGCGCTGTAG
- a CDS encoding PIG-L family deacetylase, with product MIRSLRPLLAALLLPLTALAQTPKTYTSSEILLGLKKLNVLGSVMYLAAHPDDENTRLIAYLANERLLETSYLSCTRGDGGQNLIGPELREGLGVIRTQELLAARRLDGGRQFFTRANDFGFSKTSDETFRIWDKEQVLADMVWVIRQRRPDVLITRFPPDARAGHGHHQASAILAAEAFDAAGDPKRFPEQLQYVQAWQPKRLLWNTGSFFVKPGENMDGYLKLDAGGYNPLLGQSYGEIAARSRSNHRSQGFGSAAQRGEALEYFQPVKGDKATKDLFEGVDQTWNRVPGGAAVGKLIEEVIRKYDPSNPSASVAGLLKVREAVEKMVSSSYNSQATRDSNATFWALEKEAEVQTLIQAASGIYVDAVADVPTAVAGQKLIINLEVANRATAPLKINSISSFGLVSIDTAFEKPIVVDAGKALRMPLHGTVSTFLSSDGFAKGAKKRDIKEKQYPAFSQPYWLLEKGSVGMYAIPNQYVVGRTTLYPPLSAISSSGSGGMQNVVTPGQHLIGNAENGPIASIAVFTSAGNASILGSAIQYKHTDPVLGELYQPLAVVPPVLVNLPPARSYVFADAQPKTVPVTLRAGRAGVSGRLALALPAGWKCEPATADFALAAKDEELTVNFQVQPLAGAAPGRAELRATATVAGQAYARGIQKIEYPHIPTQFLFPEAVAPLVKLDLKRRGQNVAYLMGAGDEVPDALRQIGYNVTLLKPEELNAANLKKYDALVLGVRAYNTVDRLKTQQPEILKYIEQGGNVVVQYVVNRGTVMPEIGPYPMSLSTDRVTVEDAPVTLKKHQLLAAPNKITEQDFRGWVQEQGLYYPSKWDPKYQTVISSSDPGEAPKESAILVTDYGKGHYIYTGLSLFRELPAGVPGAYRLITNMISYGKEVAQ from the coding sequence ATGATTCGTTCCTTACGCCCGCTGCTCGCGGCCCTGCTGCTGCCCCTCACGGCCCTGGCCCAAACGCCCAAAACCTACACCTCCTCCGAAATCCTGCTGGGCCTCAAGAAGCTCAACGTGCTGGGCTCGGTGATGTACCTGGCCGCCCACCCCGACGACGAAAACACCCGCCTCATCGCCTACCTGGCCAACGAGCGCCTGCTCGAAACCAGCTACCTGAGCTGCACCCGCGGCGACGGCGGCCAGAACCTCATCGGCCCCGAGCTGCGCGAAGGCCTCGGCGTGATTCGCACGCAGGAGCTGCTGGCGGCGCGGCGGCTCGATGGCGGCCGGCAGTTCTTCACCCGCGCCAACGACTTCGGCTTCTCGAAAACCTCCGACGAAACCTTCCGCATCTGGGACAAGGAGCAGGTGCTCGCCGACATGGTGTGGGTCATCCGCCAGCGCCGGCCCGACGTGCTCATCACCCGCTTCCCGCCCGATGCCCGCGCCGGCCACGGCCACCACCAAGCCAGCGCCATCCTCGCCGCCGAAGCCTTCGACGCCGCCGGCGACCCCAAGCGCTTCCCCGAACAGCTCCAGTACGTGCAAGCCTGGCAGCCCAAGCGCCTGCTCTGGAACACCGGCAGCTTCTTCGTGAAGCCCGGCGAAAACATGGACGGCTACCTCAAGCTCGACGCCGGCGGCTACAACCCCCTGCTGGGCCAGAGCTACGGCGAAATCGCGGCCCGCAGCCGCAGCAACCACCGCAGCCAGGGCTTCGGCTCGGCCGCCCAGCGGGGCGAGGCGCTGGAGTATTTCCAGCCCGTGAAAGGCGACAAGGCCACCAAAGACCTGTTCGAAGGCGTGGACCAGACCTGGAACCGCGTGCCCGGCGGCGCGGCCGTGGGCAAGCTCATCGAGGAGGTGATTCGCAAGTACGACCCAAGCAACCCCAGCGCCAGCGTGGCGGGGCTGCTGAAGGTGCGGGAAGCGGTAGAAAAGATGGTTTCTTCTTCTTACAACAGCCAAGCAACTCGTGATTCAAATGCGACATTCTGGGCCTTGGAAAAAGAAGCAGAAGTGCAAACACTAATTCAGGCAGCCTCGGGTATTTATGTTGATGCTGTTGCAGATGTTCCCACTGCAGTGGCAGGGCAGAAGCTGATTATTAATCTGGAAGTCGCAAACAGAGCAACAGCACCACTAAAAATCAATTCCATCAGTAGTTTCGGTTTGGTATCTATTGACACAGCCTTTGAAAAACCAATTGTCGTTGATGCCGGCAAAGCTTTACGGATGCCATTGCATGGTACTGTAAGCACATTCTTGTCAAGCGACGGTTTCGCGAAGGGAGCGAAGAAACGTGACATCAAAGAGAAACAATATCCTGCTTTTTCCCAGCCGTATTGGTTGTTAGAAAAAGGCTCAGTTGGAATGTATGCCATCCCCAACCAGTATGTTGTTGGTCGCACAACCTTGTACCCGCCGTTGAGCGCAATTTCATCATCTGGTTCCGGTGGAATGCAAAACGTTGTTACACCAGGTCAACACTTGATTGGAAACGCAGAGAATGGACCAATTGCCAGTATCGCAGTATTTACATCAGCAGGTAATGCATCAATTCTGGGTTCTGCTATTCAATACAAACACACCGACCCGGTGCTGGGCGAATTATACCAGCCGCTGGCCGTGGTGCCGCCCGTGCTGGTGAACCTGCCGCCCGCCCGTTCCTACGTCTTCGCCGATGCCCAGCCCAAGACCGTGCCCGTCACGCTGCGGGCCGGGCGCGCCGGGGTGAGCGGCCGCCTGGCCCTGGCCCTGCCCGCCGGCTGGAAGTGCGAGCCCGCCACCGCCGACTTCGCCCTCGCCGCCAAAGACGAGGAGTTGACCGTGAACTTCCAGGTGCAGCCCCTGGCCGGCGCCGCGCCCGGCCGCGCCGAGCTGCGCGCCACCGCCACCGTGGCCGGCCAGGCCTACGCCCGCGGCATCCAGAAGATTGAGTACCCGCACATCCCCACGCAGTTCCTCTTCCCCGAGGCCGTGGCCCCGCTGGTGAAGCTCGACCTGAAGCGGCGCGGCCAGAACGTGGCCTACCTCATGGGCGCCGGCGACGAAGTGCCCGATGCCCTGCGCCAAATTGGCTACAACGTGACGCTACTGAAACCTGAGGAGCTGAACGCCGCCAACCTGAAAAAATATGATGCCCTGGTGCTGGGCGTCCGCGCCTACAACACCGTGGACCGGCTCAAAACCCAGCAGCCCGAAATCCTCAAATACATCGAGCAGGGCGGCAACGTGGTGGTGCAATACGTGGTGAACCGCGGCACCGTGATGCCCGAAATCGGCCCCTACCCGATGAGCCTCAGCACCGACCGCGTGACCGTGGAAGATGCCCCCGTGACCCTGAAGAAGCACCAACTGCTGGCCGCCCCCAACAAAATCACCGAGCAGGATTTCCGCGGTTGGGTGCAGGAGCAGGGCCTTTACTATCCCTCAAAATGGGACCCGAAATACCAGACCGTCATCTCCAGCAGCGACCCCGGTGAGGCCCCCAAGGAAAGCGCCATTCTGGTGACGGACTACGGCAAGGGGCACTACATCTACACCGGGCTGTCGCTGTTTCGGGAGTTGCCGGCCGGCGTGCCGGGCGCGTACCGGCTGATTACGAACATGATTTCCTACGGGAAGGAAGTGGCGCAGTAG
- a CDS encoding S8 family peptidase produces the protein MTPSLNFPRVSVPLLLAATLFSSCARRPQASTAASAAVSVPTAAPAAPVAPETPAPAKPAPIGDQSAAQWYLKDPELDKVPGVGATRTYAELLKTLTPTPIVVAVIDSGIDTAHVDLKPVLWTNTKEIPGNGIDDDKNGYIDDVHGWNFLGGPDGRNVNAETLEMTRIVAAGRVRFKGKTAATVKPTEKADYALYQKAEKAYKNRLAEETERNKEVESMAGPLTQMVAAMKQALGTEKLDTVALKNANPDDPNLKRAIGGMLEMMRQTGAADADALLAQLNEGVKQERNMLDNSLNLKFNPRADIVKDNPEDVTERYYGNNDLHGPDPMHGTHVSGIIAAVRDNNLGVQGLAPAPVRIMTVRAVPDGDERDKDIANAIRYAVDNGASIINMSFGKEFSPQRAAVEAAFKYAAAKNVLLVHAAGNENQNLDVSDNYPASFYMNKATVPNLLTVGASGPKDNAALPADFSNYSKKAVDVFAPGVGIFSTLPGSTFGNESGTSMASPVTAGVAAVLKSYFPKLTAADLKRIIMQSAQVHHTQVRVPGTDKQTDFSTLSVTGGVVDMYEAVKLAQKAAM, from the coding sequence ATGACGCCAAGCTTGAATTTCCCCCGCGTATCGGTGCCGCTGCTGCTGGCCGCCACGCTGTTTTCTTCGTGCGCCCGCCGGCCCCAGGCCAGCACCGCTGCTTCGGCTGCCGTGAGCGTGCCCACCGCGGCGCCGGCCGCCCCCGTGGCCCCCGAAACGCCGGCCCCGGCCAAGCCCGCCCCCATCGGCGACCAAAGCGCCGCCCAATGGTACCTCAAAGACCCCGAGCTGGACAAAGTGCCCGGCGTGGGCGCCACCCGCACCTATGCCGAACTGCTGAAAACGCTGACGCCCACGCCCATCGTGGTGGCCGTCATCGACTCGGGCATTGACACGGCCCACGTTGATTTGAAGCCGGTTTTGTGGACCAATACCAAGGAAATCCCGGGCAATGGCATCGACGACGACAAGAACGGCTACATCGACGACGTGCACGGCTGGAACTTCCTCGGCGGCCCCGACGGCCGCAATGTGAACGCCGAAACCCTGGAAATGACGCGCATTGTGGCCGCCGGCCGGGTGCGCTTCAAGGGCAAAACCGCTGCCACGGTGAAGCCCACCGAAAAGGCCGACTACGCCCTGTATCAGAAAGCCGAAAAGGCCTACAAAAACCGCCTGGCCGAGGAAACCGAGCGCAACAAGGAGGTGGAAAGCATGGCCGGCCCCCTCACCCAGATGGTGGCGGCCATGAAGCAGGCCCTCGGCACCGAGAAACTCGACACCGTGGCCCTGAAAAACGCCAACCCCGACGACCCCAACCTGAAGCGCGCCATCGGGGGCATGCTGGAAATGATGCGCCAGACCGGCGCCGCCGACGCCGACGCGTTGCTCGCTCAGCTCAACGAGGGCGTGAAGCAGGAACGCAACATGCTCGACAACTCGCTGAATCTGAAATTCAACCCACGGGCCGACATCGTGAAGGACAACCCCGAGGACGTGACCGAGCGCTACTACGGCAACAACGACCTGCACGGCCCCGACCCCATGCACGGCACCCACGTGTCGGGCATCATCGCGGCTGTGCGCGACAACAACCTCGGCGTGCAGGGCCTGGCCCCCGCCCCGGTGCGCATCATGACGGTACGCGCCGTGCCCGACGGCGACGAGCGCGACAAGGACATTGCCAACGCCATTCGCTACGCCGTCGACAACGGCGCCAGCATCATCAACATGAGCTTCGGCAAGGAGTTCTCGCCCCAGCGCGCCGCCGTGGAGGCCGCCTTCAAGTACGCCGCCGCCAAAAACGTGCTGCTGGTGCACGCCGCCGGCAACGAGAACCAGAACCTCGATGTGAGCGACAACTACCCAGCCTCCTTCTATATGAACAAGGCCACGGTGCCCAACCTGCTCACCGTGGGCGCCTCGGGCCCGAAAGACAACGCCGCCCTGCCCGCCGATTTCTCCAACTACAGCAAGAAGGCGGTCGACGTGTTTGCGCCCGGCGTGGGCATTTTCAGCACCCTGCCCGGCAGCACCTTCGGCAACGAAAGCGGCACCAGCATGGCCTCACCCGTCACGGCCGGCGTGGCGGCGGTGCTCAAGTCGTACTTCCCCAAGCTCACGGCTGCTGACTTGAAGCGCATCATCATGCAGTCGGCTCAGGTGCACCACACCCAGGTGCGCGTGCCCGGCACCGACAAGCAAACCGATTTCAGCACGCTGTCAGTGACCGGCGGCGTGGTGGACATGTACGAAGCCGTGAAGCTGGCCCAGAAGGCCGCGATGTAG
- a CDS encoding Uma2 family endonuclease, giving the protein MSAPITSIDQLDPNGIYTYADYLTWQFTELVELLRGKIMRRMSAPTDRHQALLGELYLAFGNHLRRQRCQVRMAPYDVRLPKRGTTADEAIYTVVQPDLCVICDPSKIEPRGCLGAPDLIIEVASPRTAARDWKDKFDLYEEAGVREYWIVLPQDNDVSVFVLDDVTARYRLVGEYASPGLIPCQVLPGLNLDWADVFAENPV; this is encoded by the coding sequence ATGTCCGCACCCATCACATCCATCGACCAACTCGACCCGAACGGCATCTACACCTATGCCGACTACCTCACTTGGCAGTTCACCGAGTTGGTAGAATTGCTGCGCGGCAAAATCATGCGCCGCATGAGTGCACCTACTGACCGGCACCAAGCCTTGCTGGGGGAGTTGTATCTAGCGTTCGGTAACCACTTGCGGCGGCAGCGTTGCCAGGTGCGGATGGCCCCCTATGATGTACGTTTGCCCAAACGCGGCACAACTGCTGATGAGGCCATTTATACCGTGGTGCAGCCGGATTTGTGCGTCATCTGCGACCCGAGCAAAATTGAGCCGCGCGGCTGCCTGGGCGCACCCGACCTGATTATTGAAGTAGCCTCGCCCCGCACGGCCGCCCGCGACTGGAAAGACAAGTTCGACCTCTACGAAGAAGCCGGCGTGCGCGAGTACTGGATTGTGCTGCCGCAGGACAACGACGTTTCCGTGTTCGTCCTCGACGATGTCACCGCCCGCTACCGCTTGGTGGGCGAGTACGCCAGCCCCGGCCTCATCCCATGCCAAGTGCTGCCCGGCCTGAACCTGGATTGGGCCGATGTATTCGCCGAAAATCCGGTTTAG